One genomic segment of Spirochaetota bacterium includes these proteins:
- a CDS encoding metallophosphoesterase family protein, which produces MFYIIGDIHGYYNKLSGLFEKIKKHITDYDTIIFLGDYIDRGHHSFEVIEFLIDLQHNYNTIYLRGNHESMFLDYLQGREIPLYMYNGGQATIDSYIKMMGSLRLPEDHKAFFNSLKLYYETDDFIAIHAGMRPGIPVALQSPYDMIWIREEFFLKQYRWPKLVVFGHTTTVNITGLPISEIYEDNYKNIIGIDTGAAYGGPLTCLRLPDRQIFQSY; this is translated from the coding sequence ATGTTCTATATTATTGGTGACATACACGGATATTATAATAAATTATCAGGGCTTTTTGAAAAAATTAAAAAGCATATTACCGATTATGATACAATAATTTTTTTAGGTGATTATATTGACCGCGGACATCATTCATTTGAAGTTATAGAATTTTTAATAGATTTACAACACAACTATAACACAATTTATTTACGTGGCAACCATGAATCTATGTTTCTGGATTATTTGCAGGGTAGAGAAATTCCATTGTACATGTATAATGGTGGTCAGGCAACTATAGATTCATATATAAAAATGATGGGATCATTACGATTACCAGAAGATCATAAAGCATTTTTCAATAGCTTGAAATTATATTATGAAACTGATGATTTTATTGCAATACATGCTGGCATGCGACCTGGTATACCTGTTGCATTGCAATCCCCATATGATATGATATGGATCAGAGAAGAGTTCTTTTTAAAACAGTATCGATGGCCAAAGCTGGTAGTATTTGGACATACAACAACTGTTAATATTACAGGACTTCCCATTTCTGAGATTTATGAGGATAACTATAAAAACATAATAGGTATTGACACAGGAGCAGCTTATGGAGGACCTTTAACCTGCTTGCGCCTACCGGATAGACAAATTTTTCAATCTTACTGA
- a CDS encoding ABC transporter permease, whose product MKGYWSIVWKRFKQNKLAVVGLCIVIFLFMIALCAPLIANNKPYILIYNDKLYFPILFEYNEFSGFDFKKIQGFKIFPPIPYSYSEYDLNAVVLPPSAKHILGTDEQGRDLAARMLYGTRVSIFVGFVAVFIYVTIGIIIGALAGFYGGWVDIIISRIIEIVMCFPTFFLILTILALWGQSLLNVMIVIGITGWTGIARIVRGEFFKLREQDFVMASKALGARDYWIIFKHILPNAMAPVMVSATFGIASTILIESSLSFLGFGVQPPTPSWGDILSQSRDFIDFAWWLTLIPGFAIFITITSYNLVGEGLQDALDPKQYR is encoded by the coding sequence ATGAAAGGCTACTGGTCAATTGTATGGAAGCGCTTTAAACAAAATAAATTAGCTGTAGTTGGCCTTTGTATTGTTATTTTCTTATTTATGATTGCATTATGTGCACCTTTAATTGCAAATAACAAACCTTATATTTTAATTTATAACGATAAACTTTATTTTCCAATTCTATTTGAATATAACGAATTTTCAGGCTTTGATTTTAAAAAAATCCAGGGGTTCAAAATATTTCCACCAATACCATATTCATATTCTGAATATGACCTTAATGCAGTTGTGCTGCCGCCTTCTGCAAAACATATTTTAGGCACCGATGAACAGGGCAGGGATTTAGCTGCACGCATGTTATATGGCACCCGTGTGTCAATATTTGTTGGATTTGTGGCAGTATTCATTTATGTAACTATAGGCATAATCATTGGCGCCTTAGCAGGATTTTATGGCGGCTGGGTGGATATCATTATTTCTAGAATTATAGAAATTGTTATGTGTTTCCCAACGTTCTTCCTGATTCTAACTATCCTGGCGCTGTGGGGTCAAAGCCTTCTTAATGTCATGATAGTTATAGGCATAACAGGGTGGACAGGGATAGCCCGTATTGTACGTGGTGAATTTTTTAAACTACGTGAACAGGATTTTGTCATGGCTTCAAAAGCACTTGGTGCAAGAGATTACTGGATTATCTTTAAGCATATTTTACCCAATGCCATGGCACCTGTTATGGTTTCAGCAACATTTGGCATTGCTTCAACGATACTGATCGAGTCATCGTTAAGCTTTCTGGGATTTGGAGTACAGCCACCAACACCAAGCTGGGGTGATATATTATCACAATCACGGGATTTCATTGATTTTGCATGGTGGTTGACTTTGATTCCAGGTTTTGCTATATTCATAACTATCACATCGTATAATTTAGTTGGCGAAGGATTACAGGATGCGCTTGATCCAAAACAATATCGTTAA